CGTTGTCGGACGTAAATAGAATGATCGTGTTGTCGAGCTGCCCCGTTTTCTTTAACGCCGCCACAATCGCGCCCAGGCCCTCGTCGCATTCCTCGAGCATCGCCGCGTATTGCAGACGCCAGGAGCTGATCACCTTGCCCTTGGGCATTTCATCAACCGGTAGATAATCAGAGTCCGTTAGGTATTTCCCGCGGGGCAGCTTGCGGTATTTCTCAATGAGATCCGCTCGGGCCGCATGAGGAACGTGGACGGCGTAGTGTGACACCATCATCAAAAACGGCCGCTTACCGCTATGCGCGTTGACAAAATCCACCGAGCTTTTCTGGAGCGACGCCATGCGCTTCGGATTATCCGGCGGCAACTTCGTGCGGTTCTTCAGGCTGATGTAATCGCCGTGAAAATTCCCATTGTCGCCATGGGGCTCAAGCTCGTCCGTGACATCGTAGCCAATCGTTTCCATCCGCTCATTGCCCATCCCCTTGCCGAAATGCGCGGTGATATAATTTGGATCCGCCGCCTTCACCACATCGGCCAGCGACGTTTCATTCTTCCACTCCAGCTTGCGTTGCAACGCCAGCACATCATGCACAAACGTGTACCCGAGCCGCCCGGGCGTTTTGCCGAACTGAATGCTCTTGCGCGACGGCGTACAGGTGGGGGCCGGCGCGTAGGCGTTGGAAAACTTCATGCCGCGTTTGGCCAACGCCGCCAGATGCGGGGTCTGGTGAAAGTCACTCGCCGAATTCGGATCGCTCTCCATCATCCGCACCGACGTATCCGCCCAGCCCAGATCATCGACATAAAAGATCACAATATTCGGCCGTTCGGCCGCCATTAATGCAGCCGCACAAAACAGTCCGGCGAAGATTAAACAATAGTTTTTCATGGGTTCGATTGGGTTACTTATTTAGGAACAACTCACTGGTGATGATTTGGCGCAGGAGATCTTTCAGACCGGCTTGTTCGCCGAGGGTGTGTTGGACGATGCGATCAATCTCGGGGCGATCGCCGGCTTCCATGGTGCGGCCGGTGGCATAGGTGAGCAGCTTGGCGGTGAGGTTGCGGGTGAAGAGGTTGGGCTCGGCAATCATGATTTGCTTAAGGCCGCCGACATCGGTGAAGTCTTCGCCGTTGGGCATGCGGCCGGAGGAATCAATGGTGTGACCGGATTCATACTTCACACGCCAGGCGCCCACAGCGTCGAAGTTTTCCAACGCGAATCCAAGCGGATCGATTTTCTTGTGGCAATCGTTGCAGGACTCCACGGTCCGGTGTTTGGCGTAGAGTTCGCGAATGGTTAGCTCGCCGCGGGCGTCGGGTTCGGGAACTTCGACCTCGGGCGGCGGATCCTTGGGCGGGGTGCCGAGCAGGTTTTCCAGAATCCAGATGCCGCGGACGACGGGCGAGGTGTCGACGCCGTTAGCCGAGGCGGTGAGCACGGCGGCTTGACCCAGCAGTCCACCTCGTTTGCGTTGGCCGGCTAATGAAACTTTGCGGAATTGAGCGGTGGTATCGATCCCGTCCGCGGCCAACCCGTAATGTCGGGCGAGGTTGGCGTTGAGAAAGGTGAAGTCGGCGTCGAGGAAGGTGGTGGGCGGCAGGTTTTGATCGAGCGCATGCCGGAAGAAGAGCGTGCTTTCCTTGACCATGGCCTCAGCAATTCGGTTGCGGCGGAACTCGTAAAACTTCATGGGGTCGGGCGCCATTTCGACCGTGTTGTCGAGCTTCAGCCAGGCCCAAAGAAAGGTGTCCACAAATTCATCGGAACGAGGATCGGCCAACATCCGGTCGAGGTGGCCGGCAAGCACCTTGGGCTCGCGCAGGCGCCCGGCCTGGGCATCAGCCAGCAAGGGGGCATCGGGCATGGTGTTCCAGAGAAAATACGAAAGCCGGGAGGCGATGGCGTAGTGATCCAGCGCCCCTTCGGGTTCGCGTAGGTAAATGAACCGCGGAGAGCACAGAATGCCTTCGATGGCGGTACGGATCCCCTCGGGGCTGTGCTTGGCCAGTGCCAAATACGGGGCAATGTCTTCATCGGTGACGGGCCGGCGAAAGGCTCTTTCGGCGAAGCGACGCACCACGGCGGCGGGATCTTGATCGGCTTGACCGTACACGCGTTGGTGGGCCTGCGGAGGCCATTGCGCGTAGTGCGGGCCGGTCTCCACGATGCTGTGGATGACGATGCGCGGTCCGTTCACTTTCTCCAGCGCATCGATGAGCAGCTTACCGTAGCGCCCGTTTTGCTCGCGCCGCGGCAATTCACTGAAGGCGTCGAAATTGAACTTCGGATCGGCAATCTCCAGTAGATCGCGCGTGCCCCAGTAGCCGTTGCCAAACCCCACCTCGACACGCCAGCCTTGAGGGAGCCAGAGGCGTTTCTTGATGGTGACACGCCGGTTGTCGGGCAGATCCTCGGCGTGGACCAGCTTGCGCGGGCGCGTTTGAATCTGCGATTTACTGTTCGGGGCGGTAACGTAAACCTCAAAGCGGTGCAGATCCTCGGCGAAATAAACCGGGTAATCGTTGCGCTTTTGTTCCCGCAACTCCTGGGCGAAATTGCCCCGGCCCTTGGATTCCACGACGAAGCTAAACTCATACCAACCGTCGTGAGCGGCGCCTTCGCGGCAGTTGATAATGGTCTGCCCGCGCGGATCGCCCGGGGCGCGTTCATCGTTCTTGGAGAGCACGAGATAATCCCGTTCGGGATCATTCGCCTGAGCCTTGTAATTCAACGGACGCCCTTTCACGTCGTTGGGTCGATAGGTTTTCGCTTCCGGCCGCTCGTCCGGAAAGGTCGCGCGATCCACCGCCGCGCGCGCCACTTTTAAATATTGGCGCAGGAGGAAGTCCGACATTTGCAGGGTCTCGCCCAGGTTATCGAAACCCTCTTCCTTGTCGTCGGCCGGAAAGGCTTCAGTCGGGTCTTCCACCGAGAGATCCAGCCCGAGCAAATCCTCCAGCGTATTGCGGTACTGGGCGCGGTTAAGCCGGCGCAACACCACCGGCTTCCGATGCGCCGGTACGGCCCCGAGTCGGGCCGTCAAGGTCTTGAGAAAAGCCGCCGTGTCAGCCGCCTTGGGTTGCGGCTCATCGTCGGGCGGCATTTCGCCGAGGTCCAATCGATCCGCGATTTCCCGCCAGACCTCGACATTCTTTGCGTCCGCCGGATTCCAGGCCAACGTATCGAGCCTGAGCTTGCCCTTTTGTTTCTCGGCACCATGACACTGCACACAGTGAGCCTTGAAGAAGGCAACTGGACTCGCGATGACCGACAATGGGCCGGACAATAGCAGAAGCGGGACGACCCATTTCATGGCTAGATCAACCCGGTCAATGTGCCTTGGCTGCGGTTGAAGTAATCCTGCTCGGCCCCCATGCGTTGCAGCATGCTCAGGTACAGATTGCACAAGGGCTGCTTGCGCTGGCCGTCGAGATGCCGACCGTGCTGATAACCGCCGCCGGCCAGAAGCATCGGGAGATTGTCGTTGCTATGACGACTGCCACTGCCGAGGCCGGAGCCAAACAGAATCTGCGTGGAATCCAGCATGGACGTGCCGTCGGCTTGTTGGGTGGCCTTGAGTTTGCCAATAAAAGTGGCGATGTTTTCCATGAGGAATTGCTCCACGATGGCGAGTTGATCCAGCCGATCCTTGCGTTGGCCGTGGTGGGACAAGGTGTGGTAGCTCTCGCTCACCGCGTCGAGGCCCCAGTTGCAATTCGCCACATCCATGGACACCACACGGGTGGAATCGGTCTGCAAGGCGAGGAACATGAGATCCAGCCAGACGCCCACCAGATTGCCGCCGGTGTTTTCATCACGCGACCCGGCGCCGATTTTCTTCAAGGCCGGATCCTTCACCTCAGGCTTCGGCCG
Above is a window of Limisphaerales bacterium DNA encoding:
- a CDS encoding sulfatase encodes the protein MKNYCLIFAGLFCAAALMAAERPNIVIFYVDDLGWADTSVRMMESDPNSASDFHQTPHLAALAKRGMKFSNAYAPAPTCTPSRKSIQFGKTPGRLGYTFVHDVLALQRKLEWKNETSLADVVKAADPNYITAHFGKGMGNERMETIGYDVTDELEPHGDNGNFHGDYISLKNRTKLPPDNPKRMASLQKSSVDFVNAHSGKRPFLMMVSHYAVHVPHAARADLIEKYRKLPRGKYLTDSDYLPVDEMPKGKVISSWRLQYAAMLEECDEGLGAIVAALKKTGQLDNTIILFTSDNGGGLGPNGTLRGGKANLYEGGLRVPFVVAGPGVKAGAQCDVPVAQWDLLPTLHDYAKSAQPLPKDLDGASLRGVFEKGNGATVKRPGEGFVFHYPCYFAPPLTVIRLGDYKFMEHHLSGEQKLFNVKTDYAEQTNLIESMPEKASALRTVMMRYLDAIDAEDVQDVYKARFAGLDHFELMARQNHTKSIDRAKGDQKLIAEADARLKEQLERFERNRKECRANMQGKTF
- a CDS encoding DUF1592 domain-containing protein, whose translation is MKWVVPLLLLSGPLSVIASPVAFFKAHCVQCHGAEKQKGKLRLDTLAWNPADAKNVEVWREIADRLDLGEMPPDDEPQPKAADTAAFLKTLTARLGAVPAHRKPVVLRRLNRAQYRNTLEDLLGLDLSVEDPTEAFPADDKEEGFDNLGETLQMSDFLLRQYLKVARAAVDRATFPDERPEAKTYRPNDVKGRPLNYKAQANDPERDYLVLSKNDERAPGDPRGQTIINCREGAAHDGWYEFSFVVESKGRGNFAQELREQKRNDYPVYFAEDLHRFEVYVTAPNSKSQIQTRPRKLVHAEDLPDNRRVTIKKRLWLPQGWRVEVGFGNGYWGTRDLLEIADPKFNFDAFSELPRREQNGRYGKLLIDALEKVNGPRIVIHSIVETGPHYAQWPPQAHQRVYGQADQDPAAVVRRFAERAFRRPVTDEDIAPYLALAKHSPEGIRTAIEGILCSPRFIYLREPEGALDHYAIASRLSYFLWNTMPDAPLLADAQAGRLREPKVLAGHLDRMLADPRSDEFVDTFLWAWLKLDNTVEMAPDPMKFYEFRRNRIAEAMVKESTLFFRHALDQNLPPTTFLDADFTFLNANLARHYGLAADGIDTTAQFRKVSLAGQRKRGGLLGQAAVLTASANGVDTSPVVRGIWILENLLGTPPKDPPPEVEVPEPDARGELTIRELYAKHRTVESCNDCHKKIDPLGFALENFDAVGAWRVKYESGHTIDSSGRMPNGEDFTDVGGLKQIMIAEPNLFTRNLTAKLLTYATGRTMEAGDRPEIDRIVQHTLGEQAGLKDLLRQIITSELFLNK